In Synergistaceae bacterium, one DNA window encodes the following:
- a CDS encoding relaxase/mobilization nuclease domain-containing protein: MAVTSIHPIKTTLKKAIDYICNADKTDDEIYVSTHLCSREYADKEFELTRKQFNSRTKILAHHLIQSFVPDEVSFEEAHQVGLELCESVLGGKYEYVLATHIDKDHIHNHIIFNSVDVDEGKVYHSYYGSYMNIRNQSDRLCMEHNLSVLDSEVRADIDIIAKRRFTGWYDWNTDKQGSNFKSKLQKDIDKTIEKSQDWNDFLNAMKNLGYEIKLGKYIAFKHKDKQRFTRAKTIGDDYSEAELRKRIDIPLAQRTKDLDSIVDTKNNEKIQNNPAYKHWASKHNLQTASSSVLQMRELGFNSREELGRAIHKLSFDRNEIKQNFDHLTQEQKDIKEIIKHIQVCMEKKAHYDGYKKNPNDKIFYMMNKSGIEAYEKSEKQVDFFIKKHLHLKTLVDNGMKDKSVFKKLNTQLDKLQAQREQLATDHKKLGKEFKQLKQIEKNFDDYMNQGKSEPTSILKEIQKHKEADQEQKKSKDKKIAQEER; encoded by the coding sequence ATGGCTGTTACATCAATTCATCCCATCAAAACAACTCTCAAGAAAGCAATCGATTATATCTGTAATGCCGATAAAACTGACGATGAAATCTATGTCTCTACGCACCTATGTAGCCGTGAATATGCGGATAAAGAATTTGAGCTAACTAGGAAACAATTTAACTCTAGAACGAAGATACTGGCTCATCATCTGATTCAATCCTTTGTGCCAGATGAAGTTAGTTTTGAAGAAGCCCATCAAGTTGGTTTAGAGCTCTGTGAGTCGGTTTTAGGTGGTAAGTACGAGTATGTACTTGCCACCCATATCGACAAAGACCATATCCACAATCACATCATTTTTAACTCCGTTGATGTTGATGAAGGCAAGGTTTATCACTCCTACTACGGTTCCTATATGAACATTAGAAATCAAAGTGACAGGCTTTGTATGGAACACAATCTCTCTGTGTTAGATTCAGAAGTACGGGCTGATATCGATATAATTGCTAAGAGAAGGTTCACTGGCTGGTATGACTGGAACACCGATAAGCAAGGCTCTAACTTCAAGAGCAAGCTACAAAAAGATATAGACAAGACTATTGAGAAATCACAGGACTGGAATGATTTTCTTAATGCCATGAAGAATCTTGGTTATGAAATTAAGCTAGGTAAATACATTGCCTTTAAGCATAAAGATAAACAAAGATTTACACGTGCCAAGACCATTGGTGATGATTATTCAGAAGCAGAATTACGAAAACGGATTGATATACCACTGGCTCAAAGAACAAAGGATTTGGATTCCATTGTCGATACCAAGAACAATGAAAAGATTCAAAACAACCCTGCTTACAAGCACTGGGCAAGTAAGCATAATCTTCAAACTGCTTCATCTTCTGTTCTTCAAATGCGAGAACTTGGCTTTAATAGTCGTGAAGAATTAGGCAGGGCAATTCATAAACTTTCCTTTGATAGAAATGAAATCAAGCAAAACTTTGACCACCTAACTCAAGAGCAAAAAGACATCAAGGAAATCATCAAACACATCCAGGTCTGTATGGAAAAGAAAGCTCATTATGATGGCTACAAGAAAAATCCGAACGATAAAATCTTCTACATGATGAACAAGAGTGGCATTGAAGCTTATGAAAAATCAGAGAAACAAGTTGATTTCTTCATCAAAAAACACCTTCATCTAAAAACACTGGTAGATAATGGCATGAAAGATAAATCGGTCTTTAAAAAGCTCAACACCCAGCTAGATAAGCTACAAGCTCAGCGTGAGCAACTGGCAACCGATCATAAGAAACTAGGCAAGGAATTCAAGCAGCTAAAGCAGATTGAAAAGAACTTTGATGATTATATGAATCAAGGAAAATCTGAACCTACCAGTATTCTAAAAGAGATTCAGAAGCACAAAGAAGCCGATCAGGAACAAAAGAAGTCTAAAGATAAGAAAATAGCACAAGAGGAACGATGA
- a CDS encoding mobilization protein, translating into MTNEIKRTNNHTVHFMVNEEEMEELNRRFNRSGYKTKREFYLDSIMKNRIISIDVSGEFAKELRELQSLVSRNAANINQIAKHTNMSGSIEKIMLENIQDVLQKEIQMLFEFRSMVSNNLISEIVG; encoded by the coding sequence ATGACCAATGAAATTAAGAGAACCAATAATCATACCGTTCATTTCATGGTAAACGAAGAAGAAATGGAAGAACTAAACAGACGCTTCAATCGTTCTGGTTATAAAACCAAAAGAGAATTTTATCTTGATTCCATCATGAAGAATCGAATCATCAGCATTGATGTAAGTGGTGAGTTTGCAAAAGAGCTCCGAGAACTTCAATCGCTCGTAAGTCGTAATGCTGCTAACATCAATCAGATTGCTAAACATACCAACATGTCTGGCTCTATTGAGAAAATAATGCTTGAAAATATTCAAGATGTTCTACAAAAAGAAATCCAAATGCTCTTTGAGTTTCGGTCTATGGTATCTAATAATTTGATTAGTGAGATTGTTGGATAA